From a single Sphingobium sp. genomic region:
- a CDS encoding MerC domain-containing protein yields the protein MTTMQAIWRQSRWDGLGLGIAGLCLMHCLATSVLLAIFASVGGALFSPLIHEVGLVFAILFGAIALVRGMLAHRFVLPAAIGAIGIGVMIWALTLPHGGGEIAFTMLGVAILALGHFMNLRAARRN from the coding sequence ATGACAACAATGCAGGCAATCTGGCGTCAATCGCGATGGGATGGGCTGGGGCTCGGTATTGCCGGGCTATGCCTGATGCACTGTCTTGCAACTTCCGTACTGCTCGCGATTTTTGCGTCGGTTGGCGGCGCACTCTTCTCACCCCTCATCCATGAAGTCGGGTTGGTTTTTGCGATATTGTTCGGCGCGATCGCTTTGGTGCGCGGTATGCTTGCGCACCGGTTTGTGTTGCCCGCAGCGATCGGCGCGATCGGCATCGGGGTTATGATATGGGCGCTCACACTTCCCCATGGCGGCGGCGAAATTGCCTTCACCATGCTTGGGGTTGCCATTCTCGCGCTCGGCCATTTCATGAACTTGCGCGCCGCGCGCCGGAACTAA
- a CDS encoding transcriptional repressor, which translates to MARLHHHHEHHGSDLAQAAELALTAAGEQWTDMRADIFAVLATFEKPASAYDIADLVSQKRGKRVAPNSVYRILDLFVANNLASRVESANAYLANSHPGCLHDCIFLICDRCGAATHIDDDSLTSNVRKAAEAAGFHVVRPVVEVRGTCGDCD; encoded by the coding sequence ATGGCGCGGCTACATCATCATCATGAACATCATGGGTCGGATCTTGCACAGGCGGCCGAACTTGCCTTGACGGCCGCTGGCGAACAATGGACCGACATGCGTGCCGATATTTTTGCAGTGCTTGCCACCTTTGAAAAGCCTGCGTCGGCCTATGATATTGCAGACCTTGTGTCGCAGAAACGCGGAAAGAGGGTCGCGCCGAACAGTGTTTACCGGATCCTCGATCTGTTTGTAGCGAACAACCTTGCCAGCCGTGTCGAAAGCGCGAACGCCTATCTTGCCAATTCGCATCCTGGCTGCCTGCACGACTGTATTTTCCTGATCTGCGACCGATGCGGCGCTGCCACCCATATCGATGATGACAGCCTGACCAGCAATGTCCGCAAGGCGGCTGAGGCCGCAGGTTTTCATGTCGTCCGTCCCGTTGTAGAGGTGCGCGGTACCTGCGGTGATTGCGATTAG
- the dxs gene encoding 1-deoxy-D-xylulose-5-phosphate synthase, with protein MTDKPVTPLLDKVKIPADLRTLQPSQLRQFADELRTETISAVSVTGGHLGAGLGVVELTTAIHYVFNTPEDRLVWDVGHQCYPHKIITGRRDRIRTLRTGGGLSGFTKRTESEYDPFGAAHSSTSISAALGFAIANKLNNKPGKAIAVIGDGSMSAGMAYEAMNNAQAAGNRLVVILNDNDMSIAPPVGGLSAYLARLVSSRPFLSLREVAKRISRKLPEPLHIAARKTDEFARGMAMGGTLFEELGFYYVGPIDGHNLEHLIPVLENVRDAAEGPCLIHVVTKKGHGYAPAEAAADKYHGVVKFDVVTGKQDKGPGGGPPAYQNVFGETLAKLAETDDRIVAITAAMPSGTGVDKFAQAHPDRAFDVGIAEQHGVTFAAGLAAQGMRPFAAIYSTFLQRAYDQVVHDVCIQNLPVRFAIDRAGLVGADGSTHAGSFDVTYLATLPNMVVMAAADEAELVHMTYTAALHDSGPIAFRYPRGNGVGVPLPEVPQQLEIGKGRVVREGKTVAILSLGTRLAEALKAADTLDAKGLSTTVADMRFAKPLDEELIRRLMATHEVVVTVEEAAIGGLGAHVLTLASDLGLTDAGLKIRTMRLPDIFQEHESPQQQYDEAGLNALHIVETVLKALRHNSAGVEEAGVRA; from the coding sequence ATGACTGACAAACCCGTCACACCCTTGCTCGACAAGGTGAAGATCCCGGCAGACCTTAGAACGCTGCAGCCTTCGCAACTGCGCCAATTTGCAGACGAATTGCGCACCGAAACCATTTCTGCGGTCTCCGTAACCGGCGGGCATCTGGGTGCCGGGCTGGGTGTGGTCGAACTGACCACCGCGATCCATTATGTCTTCAACACCCCCGAAGACCGGCTGGTCTGGGATGTCGGCCACCAATGTTATCCGCATAAGATCATTACCGGCCGACGCGACAGGATTCGCACCTTGCGCACCGGTGGCGGGCTTTCGGGTTTCACCAAGCGGACTGAGAGCGAATATGACCCCTTCGGCGCGGCGCACAGCTCGACTTCGATTTCGGCGGCGCTTGGCTTTGCCATCGCCAACAAGCTGAACAACAAACCGGGCAAGGCGATTGCCGTGATCGGCGATGGGTCGATGTCGGCAGGCATGGCTTATGAAGCGATGAACAACGCGCAGGCAGCGGGGAACCGGCTGGTCGTCATCCTCAATGATAATGACATGTCGATTGCGCCGCCGGTGGGCGGGCTTTCGGCCTATCTGGCGCGGCTCGTGTCGTCGCGGCCCTTCCTTTCCTTGCGCGAAGTGGCAAAGCGGATTTCGCGCAAATTGCCCGAGCCGCTGCACATTGCCGCGCGCAAGACAGACGAATTTGCCCGCGGCATGGCGATGGGCGGCACCTTGTTCGAGGAATTGGGTTTCTATTATGTCGGCCCGATTGACGGGCATAATCTCGAACATCTGATCCCCGTCCTCGAAAATGTCCGTGATGCCGCAGAAGGCCCGTGCCTGATTCATGTCGTCACCAAAAAGGGCCATGGCTATGCGCCTGCAGAGGCGGCAGCCGACAAATATCATGGCGTCGTCAAATTCGACGTGGTCACCGGCAAGCAGGACAAGGGCCCGGGCGGCGGTCCGCCAGCCTATCAGAATGTCTTTGGCGAAACACTCGCAAAACTGGCCGAGACCGACGACCGGATTGTCGCGATCACCGCCGCCATGCCCAGCGGCACCGGCGTTGACAAATTTGCGCAGGCACACCCCGACCGCGCCTTTGACGTAGGCATTGCCGAACAGCATGGCGTAACCTTTGCCGCTGGCCTTGCCGCACAGGGCATGCGTCCCTTTGCCGCAATTTATTCGACCTTTCTGCAGCGCGCCTATGATCAGGTGGTGCATGATGTCTGCATCCAGAATCTGCCGGTGCGTTTCGCAATTGACCGGGCCGGGCTGGTCGGGGCCGATGGCAGTACCCATGCCGGATCGTTCGACGTTACCTATCTGGCGACACTGCCCAATATGGTGGTGATGGCCGCCGCGGACGAGGCGGAACTGGTGCATATGACCTATACTGCAGCCCTGCATGACAGCGGCCCCATCGCCTTCCGCTATCCGCGCGGAAATGGCGTCGGTGTGCCGCTGCCCGAAGTTCCGCAACAGCTGGAAATCGGCAAGGGCCGGGTCGTCCGCGAAGGCAAGACTGTCGCGATCCTCTCACTCGGCACCCGCTTGGCAGAGGCATTGAAGGCGGCCGACACGCTCGATGCCAAGGGCCTGTCGACGACAGTTGCCGATATGCGCTTTGCAAAGCCATTGGATGAAGAACTGATCCGTCGCCTGATGGCGACCCATGAAGTGGTCGTGACGGTGGAGGAGGCCGCAATTGGCGGGCTCGGCGCGCATGTGCTGACGCTGGCCAGTGATCTTGGCCTGACCGACGCCGGCCTGAAGATCCGCACGATGCGCCTGCCTGACATTTTCCAGGAACATGAAAGCCCGCAACAACAGTATGACGAAGCCGGCCTCAACGCGCTGCATATCGTCGAAACCGTTCTGAAGGCACTGCGCCACAACAGCGCGGGCGTGGAGGAAGCCGGGGTTCGGGCGTAA
- a CDS encoding DUF3035 domain-containing protein, whose amino-acid sequence MSRKYLLAGAAIMLTGLSGCQSIGNAYQSLYNLDVRGDSAPTQPTTSRVAPLVVPPDFALKPGQITLTRSQDGTTPDQVLEAMFGGPAQRSAGERAVVAAAGAAEMGIRSTVGDPETTTVNKGAVTRDIIAAPEGDGQAAQAAIPQ is encoded by the coding sequence ATGTCGCGGAAATATTTGCTCGCTGGTGCAGCCATCATGCTCACAGGGCTCAGTGGTTGCCAGTCGATCGGCAACGCCTATCAGTCGCTTTACAACCTCGATGTTCGCGGGGACAGCGCCCCAACGCAGCCAACCACCAGCCGCGTTGCACCGCTTGTCGTCCCGCCAGATTTTGCCTTGAAGCCAGGTCAGATTACCCTGACGCGCAGCCAGGATGGCACCACACCTGATCAGGTGTTGGAAGCAATGTTTGGTGGCCCGGCGCAACGGTCAGCCGGTGAACGCGCCGTGGTTGCGGCGGCTGGCGCCGCTGAAATGGGCATCCGTTCGACCGTAGGTGACCCCGAAACGACAACAGTCAACAAGGGCGCCGTTACGCGTGACATCATCGCCGCACCCGAAGGCGATGGTCAGGCCGCACAGGCAGCCATTCCGCAGTAA
- a CDS encoding DUF3035 domain-containing protein produces the protein MTRKLIIASSSLLALTTLSGCGSSGVFDRDRPDEFAVGRAAPLAIPQDLSTLPAPQPGAARPQDGDSKAAVLEAMFGAPKQ, from the coding sequence ATGACGCGCAAATTGATCATCGCTTCATCAAGCCTGTTGGCGCTGACCACGCTTTCGGGTTGCGGTTCCAGTGGCGTTTTTGATCGCGACCGGCCCGATGAATTCGCCGTCGGCCGTGCAGCGCCGCTTGCCATCCCGCAGGATCTTTCCACTCTGCCCGCGCCGCAACCAGGTGCTGCCCGCCCGCAGGATGGCGACAGCAAGGCTGCCGTACTCGAAGCCATGTTCGGCGCCCCGAAGCAATAA
- the lspA gene encoding signal peptidase II, producing MANPKYRIQGLMLASLLFITDQVVKYVMLGPLALQSRRQIHIVSFFDLTYAENRGVSMGFLEAGSELERWLLVGLTALIAGVVAMWMWREKLRGDVLALSMVLGGALGNIVDRVRYGYVVDYADLHFGSFRPFWIFNLADACITIGVLILLARAFLIRESKDVQPASSDADIAERP from the coding sequence ATGGCTAACCCCAAATATCGCATCCAGGGCCTGATGCTCGCCAGCCTGCTGTTCATCACCGATCAGGTGGTGAAATATGTCATGCTCGGCCCGCTCGCGCTGCAAAGCCGGCGGCAAATCCACATCGTCTCCTTCTTCGACCTGACCTATGCCGAAAATCGCGGCGTATCGATGGGCTTTCTGGAAGCGGGGAGCGAGCTGGAACGTTGGTTGCTGGTCGGACTGACCGCGCTGATCGCCGGCGTGGTTGCAATGTGGATGTGGCGCGAAAAACTGCGCGGCGATGTGCTGGCGCTTTCAATGGTGCTGGGCGGGGCGCTCGGCAATATCGTCGACCGGGTGCGCTATGGTTATGTGGTCGATTATGCCGACCTGCATTTCGGCAGCTTTCGGCCTTTCTGGATTTTCAACCTTGCCGATGCCTGCATCACCATCGGCGTGCTGATATTGCTTGCCCGCGCCTTCCTTATCCGCGAAAGCAAGGACGTTCAGCCTGCGTCAAGCGACGCGGACATAGCGGAGAGACCATGA
- the ileS gene encoding isoleucine--tRNA ligase, translating into MTEKQDYKDTVFLPKTDFPMKAGLPQKEPGILAKWEADDLYHKLREARAGREKFILHDGPPYANGDMHIGHALNHILKDMVCRTQSLLGKDAPYVPGWDCHGLPIEWKVEEQYRKKKLNKDEVPVKEFRAECRAYAQHWVNVQREQVKRLGILGNWDKPYLTMDFDSEATIVSELLKFAESGQLYRGAKPVMWSPVEKTALAEAEVEYEDITSTQIDVAFEIVESPEVPKLVGAFAVIWTTTPWTIPVNQAIAYNPAFEQLSYEACYGVYAASDGRRYILSQALASAFAARAGLELTLESALSDVALRGAVARHPMHHLGGFFAKPRPFLPGDFVTTDSGTGLVHMAPDHGEDDFDLCKANGLEPQFAVEGDGKYRADWAWLGGQGSVINPKFNAPDGPICEALREAGGLLAASADYKHSYPHSWRSKAKVIYRCTPQWFVPMDKGDDSLRQKAMTAIADTRWVPEKGRNRIGSMVEGRPDWVLSRQRAWGVPITLFVDRKTGQYLNDAEVNARIVAAVREEGVDAWEAARAQEYLGDAYKAEDYEQVFDILDVWFDSGCTHVFTLESGRWPELSWPADLYLEGSDQHRGWFQSSLLQSCGTRGRAPYNAVLTHGFTMDQKGLKMSKSVGNTVDPLKVMETNGADIIRLWALSVDFTEDHRIGDEILKGVADQYRKLRNTFRYLLGALDGFREEERVSNVADMPELERYVLHLLADMDAKLKTAVDDFDFNSYVRLLSDFANNDLSAFFFDIRKDCLYCDAPESLKRRSYRTVLDTLFHAMVRYAAPVLVFTAEEVWGTRYPEAGSVHLLEWPEVDTATDAELADRWLQIRASRTLATEIIEPMRREKIVGSSLEVEYTYAGNFGDIDLAEVFIVSAVHGGSEDKAAKTTNHKCGRCWRHLPDVSEDGTLCGRCDEVLNG; encoded by the coding sequence ATGACCGAAAAGCAAGACTATAAAGACACCGTCTTCTTACCCAAGACCGATTTCCCGATGAAGGCTGGCCTGCCGCAGAAGGAGCCGGGCATTCTTGCCAAATGGGAAGCCGACGACCTCTACCATAAGCTGCGCGAAGCACGCGCCGGGCGGGAGAAGTTCATTCTCCATGATGGGCCGCCATATGCCAATGGCGACATGCATATCGGCCATGCGCTCAACCATATCCTCAAAGACATGGTCTGCCGCACGCAAAGCCTGCTCGGCAAAGACGCGCCTTATGTGCCCGGCTGGGATTGCCATGGCCTGCCGATCGAATGGAAAGTCGAGGAGCAATATCGCAAGAAAAAGCTGAACAAGGATGAGGTTCCGGTCAAGGAATTCCGCGCCGAATGCCGCGCCTATGCCCAGCATTGGGTGAATGTACAGCGCGAACAGGTGAAGCGGCTGGGCATTCTGGGCAATTGGGACAAGCCCTATCTGACGATGGATTTCGACAGCGAGGCGACGATCGTTTCCGAACTGCTGAAATTCGCCGAAAGCGGCCAGCTCTATCGTGGAGCGAAGCCGGTGATGTGGTCACCGGTCGAAAAGACCGCGCTGGCCGAGGCCGAGGTCGAATATGAAGATATCACCTCGACGCAAATCGATGTGGCGTTTGAGATTGTTGAATCGCCCGAAGTTCCAAAGCTAGTCGGGGCATTTGCAGTAATCTGGACAACAACGCCTTGGACGATCCCGGTTAATCAGGCGATCGCTTACAACCCGGCTTTTGAACAGCTAAGCTACGAAGCCTGTTACGGAGTTTACGCAGCTTCGGATGGTCGCCGATACATATTGTCTCAAGCGCTAGCTTCTGCGTTCGCTGCTCGAGCTGGCTTGGAACTTACTTTAGAATCTGCACTATCTGATGTTGCATTGAGGGGCGCAGTCGCCCGCCACCCGATGCACCATCTGGGCGGCTTTTTTGCCAAGCCCCGCCCCTTCCTGCCCGGCGACTTCGTTACCACCGACAGCGGCACGGGCCTTGTCCATATGGCGCCCGACCATGGCGAGGATGATTTTGACCTGTGCAAAGCCAACGGGCTGGAGCCGCAATTCGCAGTCGAGGGCGATGGCAAATATCGCGCCGACTGGGCTTGGCTCGGCGGGCAGGGCAGCGTCATAAACCCCAAATTCAACGCGCCCGACGGCCCCATCTGTGAGGCGCTGCGCGAGGCGGGCGGGCTGCTCGCCGCCAGCGCGGATTACAAGCACAGCTATCCGCATAGCTGGCGCTCCAAAGCCAAGGTCATCTATCGCTGCACCCCGCAATGGTTTGTGCCGATGGACAAGGGCGACGACAGCCTGCGTCAAAAGGCCATGACCGCGATCGCAGACACGCGCTGGGTGCCCGAAAAGGGCCGCAACCGCATTGGCTCAATGGTCGAAGGCCGTCCAGACTGGGTGCTTTCGCGCCAGCGCGCATGGGGCGTGCCGATCACTTTATTTGTCGATCGCAAGACCGGACAGTATCTCAACGACGCAGAGGTCAATGCCCGTATCGTTGCTGCGGTGCGCGAAGAGGGCGTCGATGCCTGGGAAGCCGCCCGCGCGCAGGAATATCTGGGCGACGCTTACAAGGCCGAAGATTATGAGCAGGTGTTCGACATACTCGACGTCTGGTTCGATTCGGGCTGTACCCATGTCTTCACGCTGGAAAGCGGACGCTGGCCTGAACTGAGCTGGCCCGCCGACCTCTATCTTGAAGGCAGTGACCAGCATCGCGGCTGGTTCCAGTCCTCACTGCTGCAAAGCTGCGGCACACGCGGCCGCGCGCCTTACAATGCCGTCCTCACCCATGGCTTCACCATGGACCAGAAGGGCCTGAAAATGTCCAAGTCGGTCGGCAACACCGTCGACCCGCTGAAGGTGATGGAAACCAACGGCGCGGACATCATTCGGCTGTGGGCGCTGTCGGTCGACTTCACCGAGGATCACCGCATCGGCGATGAAATCCTAAAAGGCGTGGCCGACCAGTATCGCAAGCTACGCAACACCTTCCGCTACCTCCTCGGCGCGCTCGACGGGTTCCGCGAGGAGGAACGAGTCAGCAATGTGGCGGACATGCCGGAATTGGAGCGTTATGTGCTTCACCTGCTCGCCGACATGGATGCGAAGCTGAAAACAGCGGTCGATGATTTCGATTTCAACAGCTATGTCCGCCTGCTGAGCGACTTCGCGAATAACGACCTGTCGGCCTTCTTCTTCGATATCCGCAAGGATTGCCTCTATTGCGACGCACCGGAGAGCTTGAAGCGCCGCAGCTATCGCACCGTGCTCGACACGCTGTTCCATGCGATGGTGCGCTATGCCGCACCAGTGCTGGTGTTCACGGCGGAGGAAGTGTGGGGGACACGTTACCCTGAGGCCGGCAGTGTGCATTTGCTGGAATGGCCGGAGGTTGATACCGCCACCGACGCTGAGTTGGCCGATCGCTGGTTACAAATTCGCGCTTCGCGTACCTTGGCGACCGAAATCATTGAGCCGATGCGACGCGAAAAGATCGTCGGCTCCAGCCTTGAAGTTGAATACACCTATGCAGGCAACTTCGGCGACATTGATCTAGCAGAAGTGTTCATTGTCTCGGCAGTACATGGCGGTTCGGAGGACAAAGCTGCGAAGACAACCAACCACAAATGCGGCCGATGCTGGCGGCATTTGCCTGACGTGAGCGAAGATGGCACATTGTGCGGGCGTTGCGACGAGGTATTAAATGGCTAA
- a CDS encoding bifunctional riboflavin kinase/FAD synthetase: MTIPRLSSRDSIPDALRGGIAALGNFDGFHLGHQAVAGEAIAQAKAQGRPAIIATFDPHPVRYFTPDAPPFRLTTLDQRQRLFEAAGADAMLVFEFDAALAGTSAEDFIDRLLIERLGLAGVVTGEDFTFGKKRGGNIGVLRERGAAQGLSSLAVGPVTDAGGVISSSRIRDALRSGDLASANRLLTRPFAVEAPVQHGDKNGRLLGFPTANMDLGKYLRPRYGVYAVRGRLPDGRLLDGAANVGIRPQFEPPKELLEPHFFDFAEDLYGQTIEVEFHAFLRPEGKYESLKALTAQIAQDCADAKVALQR, from the coding sequence ATGACTATTCCCCGTCTTTCGTCGCGTGACTCTATCCCCGATGCCTTGCGTGGCGGCATCGCTGCGCTTGGCAATTTTGACGGTTTCCATTTGGGTCATCAGGCGGTCGCTGGAGAAGCAATTGCGCAAGCAAAGGCGCAAGGCCGACCTGCGATCATCGCAACCTTCGATCCCCACCCGGTGCGCTATTTCACACCGGATGCGCCGCCCTTCCGGCTGACCACGCTTGACCAGCGCCAGCGGCTGTTTGAAGCGGCTGGGGCCGATGCGATGCTGGTGTTCGAATTTGATGCGGCGCTTGCGGGCACATCCGCAGAGGATTTCATCGACAGGCTGCTGATCGAACGGCTCGGCCTTGCCGGCGTTGTTACTGGCGAAGACTTCACCTTTGGAAAAAAGCGCGGCGGCAATATTGGCGTGCTGCGCGAACGCGGCGCGGCACAGGGCCTTTCAAGCCTTGCGGTCGGCCCGGTGACTGACGCAGGCGGCGTGATTTCCTCCAGCCGCATCCGCGACGCGCTGCGCAGCGGCGACCTTGCAAGTGCAAACCGCCTGCTCACCCGTCCCTTTGCGGTCGAAGCCCCCGTCCAGCATGGCGACAAAAATGGCCGCCTGCTCGGCTTTCCGACGGCAAACATGGATCTCGGCAAATATCTGCGTCCGCGCTACGGCGTCTATGCGGTGCGCGGCCGCCTGCCAGATGGCCGGTTGCTCGATGGCGCGGCCAATGTCGGCATCCGTCCGCAATTCGAGCCGCCCAAGGAATTGCTAGAGCCCCATTTCTTCGATTTCGCCGAGGACCTTTATGGCCAGACGATCGAGGTCGAATTCCACGCTTTCCTGCGACCCGAGGGCAAATATGAAAGCCTAAAGGCGCTGACTGCGCAAATCGCCCAGGATTGCGCGGATGCGAAGGTGGCTTTGCAGAGATGA
- a CDS encoding dipeptidase, whose translation MRKWLWGLAILLLVAGIGFFGFAPGYVESSMNRIDGKPLPKVSDRAIALHETLTIVDLHSDTLMWKRDMMDRADRGHMDLPRLSEGNVTLQVFSSVTKTPKGQNYDANSDDSDNITLLTIAQLQPMRTWGSLLERSLWHATKLDHAVAASNATLVKTVGPAELDAMLARRAAGGPAMGALLSIEGLQNLEGKASNLDKLYAAGFRMAGLTHFFDNELAGSMHGLKKGGLTPMGREVVQRMEDIGMIVDIAHCSQQCVTEILAMARRPVVSSHGGVQATCKVNRNLSDEHIRGVAKTGGIIGIGYWDAAICDTSPASIAKAMKHVRDLVGIDHVALGSDYDGATTVRFDTSKLVQVTQALIDTGFTDDEIRAVMGSNALRVIREGLKPMAKAKPAA comes from the coding sequence ATGCGTAAATGGCTATGGGGGCTGGCCATCCTGTTGCTGGTGGCAGGGATAGGCTTTTTCGGCTTTGCGCCGGGCTATGTCGAATCGTCAATGAACCGGATTGACGGCAAACCGCTGCCCAAGGTGAGCGATCGGGCGATCGCGCTGCACGAGACGCTGACCATCGTCGATCTGCATTCGGATACGCTGATGTGGAAACGCGATATGATGGACCGGGCCGACCGCGGCCATATGGACCTGCCCCGCCTGTCCGAAGGCAATGTCACACTGCAGGTGTTTTCCAGCGTCACCAAGACCCCCAAGGGTCAAAATTATGACGCAAACAGCGATGACAGCGACAATATCACACTGCTCACCATCGCCCAGCTGCAACCGATGCGGACTTGGGGGTCGCTGCTCGAACGCTCACTCTGGCATGCGACCAAACTCGACCATGCAGTCGCCGCATCGAACGCAACTCTAGTCAAAACAGTCGGCCCGGCGGAACTTGACGCGATGTTGGCGCGGCGTGCAGCAGGTGGCCCTGCCATGGGTGCCCTCCTCTCCATCGAAGGCCTTCAAAACCTCGAAGGCAAGGCATCGAACCTCGACAAGCTCTACGCCGCCGGTTTCCGCATGGCGGGGCTGACCCATTTCTTCGACAATGAACTGGCCGGATCGATGCACGGCCTCAAAAAAGGCGGGCTGACGCCTATGGGCCGCGAAGTCGTTCAGCGAATGGAAGATATCGGCATGATCGTCGACATCGCCCATTGCAGCCAGCAATGCGTCACCGAGATATTGGCGATGGCGCGGCGTCCGGTCGTGTCCAGCCATGGCGGGGTGCAGGCGACTTGCAAGGTCAACCGCAATCTTTCGGATGAACATATTCGTGGGGTCGCGAAAACCGGAGGCATTATCGGGATCGGTTATTGGGATGCGGCCATCTGCGATACGTCACCCGCCTCTATTGCGAAGGCAATGAAACATGTGCGCGACCTTGTCGGTATCGACCATGTCGCGCTCGGCTCCGACTATGATGGCGCAACTACGGTGCGTTTCGACACCTCGAAACTGGTGCAGGTCACACAGGCATTGATCGATACAGGCTTCACCGATGATGAAATCCGGGCCGTCATGGGCAGCAATGCCTTGCGCGTGATCCGGGAAGGATTGAAACCCATGGCGAAGGCCAAACCTGCCGCATGA
- a CDS encoding dihydrofolate reductase yields MDHPVIIMVAARADNGVIGVDGDLPWRIPADLRHFKQITKGRPMIMGRKTFDSLPGLLEGRRHIVLTRNADWEEEGAEVAHSVDEALKLANGPHVCVIGGAEIYRLFLPHADRIELTEVKANPAGDTVLEPFDMSVWRELMRVANPAENGQPAFDFVTLVRKEG; encoded by the coding sequence ATGGATCATCCGGTCATTATCATGGTAGCTGCACGGGCCGACAATGGCGTGATCGGCGTTGATGGCGACCTGCCCTGGCGCATCCCTGCCGACCTTCGCCATTTCAAGCAGATCACTAAAGGCCGCCCGATGATTATGGGCCGCAAGACTTTTGACAGCCTGCCCGGCCTGCTCGAAGGCCGCCGCCATATCGTGCTCACCCGCAATGCTGACTGGGAAGAAGAGGGAGCGGAAGTCGCCCATTCGGTCGATGAAGCGCTGAAACTGGCCAATGGGCCGCACGTATGCGTGATCGGCGGAGCCGAAATCTACCGACTGTTCCTGCCCCATGCAGACCGGATCGAACTGACTGAGGTGAAAGCAAATCCTGCGGGCGATACCGTGCTCGAACCGTTCGACATGAGTGTCTGGCGGGAATTGATGCGGGTTGCGAACCCGGCCGAAAACGGCCAGCCCGCGTTCGATTTTGTAACCTTGGTGCGCAAGGAGGGGTAG
- a CDS encoding 5-(carboxyamino)imidazole ribonucleotide synthase, with the protein MSALPPGSTIGILGGGQLGKMMALAAAQMGYRCHIYAPEPVSVAAEVSAHFTCADYDDVEALTAFAKSCDVVTYEFENVPVAPLHAIEALVPIRPGIRALEIAQDRVEEKLFAIGLGGRTASFEIVGDRQEASPALEKVGFPAILKTIRMGYDGKGQIRVAEPGQISEAWHQLGRQPSIVEAVVNFDAEFSVILVRNTAGDIRYWDSPRNRHEGGILSQSTLPAGPLIESQVGVARALAAAAAEKLDFVGVMTMEFFATADGPLFNEMAPRVHNSGHWTIEGAATSQFENHIRAVCNLPLGATELVAERVEMANLIGADADRWPMLFADNDAHVHLYGKGQASPGRKMGHVTRLYR; encoded by the coding sequence ATGAGCGCGCTGCCTCCCGGTTCGACCATCGGCATTTTGGGCGGTGGCCAGTTAGGCAAGATGATGGCGCTGGCAGCTGCCCAAATGGGCTATCGCTGCCACATTTATGCGCCCGAACCGGTATCGGTGGCGGCAGAGGTGTCGGCGCATTTCACCTGCGCCGACTATGACGATGTCGAGGCGCTGACAGCCTTTGCCAAAAGCTGCGACGTCGTGACCTATGAATTTGAAAATGTGCCGGTTGCCCCGCTGCATGCCATTGAAGCACTGGTGCCGATCCGCCCGGGCATTCGCGCGCTGGAAATTGCGCAGGACAGGGTAGAGGAAAAGCTGTTCGCAATTGGACTGGGCGGCCGCACGGCATCATTCGAAATTGTCGGTGACAGACAGGAAGCGAGCCCTGCGCTCGAAAAAGTCGGCTTTCCCGCAATATTGAAAACGATCCGCATGGGTTATGACGGCAAGGGCCAGATCCGCGTCGCCGAGCCCGGCCAGATTTCCGAAGCCTGGCACCAGCTTGGCCGCCAGCCGTCCATCGTCGAGGCGGTGGTCAATTTCGACGCCGAGTTTTCAGTAATCCTGGTGCGCAATACGGCAGGCGACATCCGTTATTGGGATAGCCCGCGCAACCGCCATGAAGGCGGCATCCTTTCGCAATCGACCTTACCGGCAGGCCCGCTGATCGAAAGCCAAGTCGGCGTTGCGCGGGCATTGGCCGCAGCAGCTGCAGAAAAGCTGGATTTTGTCGGCGTCATGACGATGGAATTTTTCGCCACCGCGGATGGCCCACTGTTCAACGAAATGGCCCCGCGCGTCCATAATAGCGGCCATTGGACGATCGAGGGTGCGGCAACGAGCCAGTTTGAGAACCATATCCGCGCAGTCTGCAACCTTCCGCTGGGAGCAACCGAACTGGTGGCTGAGCGCGTCGAAATGGCAAATCTAATCGGCGCCGATGCTGATCGCTGGCCCATGCTTTTTGCAGATAATGACGCCCATGTGCATCTTTACGGCAAGGGCCAAGCCTCACCGGGTCGCAAGATGGGGCATGTCACCCGCCTCTATCGCTAA